The segment GTAATCTGGCGAGGCTGAGCCGCATAGTAGGCAGCGATGTCGGCAATATCCTGCTCCGAAAGACTGGCGGACATGGCGGACATGGTGGCGTTCTGACGGCTTCCGGACTGGTACTCTTCCAGCTGCTTGATCAGATAAGCGGCATTCTGACCGGCCAGACTCGGATTCATGGGAATCTGGCTGTTGCCGTCATTACCATGACAGGTGGCGCAGATAGCCACCTTGGTGGCGCCGGCGGCAGCGTTGCCCTGGGCATTTGCGGCCTGAACGACGGCCAGGGCCGCCAGTGGGATTAACCAGGAGAGGAGGGTAGCTGATTTCTTCATTGACAATTCCAGGATTCCTAAGGCTCCAGTAGTAAAAACGTCTTCGCCAGACGTCTTGGGTAGATTCGTGCGCGACAAAACGCGGCCGCAAATTATAACGCAAAACCCTTCCGGACTCTATCCACAAGACCCGTCAGGCCAATTTTGCTAAACTGCGCGGCGCCAATCCCGCCCGATTTCACGGAACCCAGCCAGAATCATGGATTATCACGCCGCCAAATTTGTCATCAGCGCCGCAAAACTGGACGCCTGTCCTGCCGACAGCGAGGTCGAAGTGGCATTCGCCGGGCGCTCGAACGCAGGCAAGTCCAGTGCCATTAATGCCCTCGCCAACCAGCCCCGGCTGGCCAGAACCAGCAAGACTCCCGGCCGTACCCAGCTGATTAATTTCTTTCTGGTGGAGCCCGGCCGCTACCTGGTGGATCTGCCGGGTTACGGATTCGCCAAGGTGCCTCTGGCAGTGAAGCACAAATGGCAACAGGAGCTGGAACGCTACCTGCGGCGCCGGGAGGCCCTGACAGGCCTGGTATTACTGAGCGACATACGTCACCCGCTGAAGGAATTCGACCGCATGATGATCCAGTGGTCCGTAGAAGCCGAGTTGCCCCTGCATCTGCTATTGACCAAAGCGGACAAACTGAAACGAGGCGCCGCCAGGAATACCCTGCTGGCAATCCGCAAGGAACTTAAAGAGCTGCCTGACATCACCGTACAGCTCTTTTCCATCAACCAGGAAGACACCATCAGAACCCTGGCGAGGCAGCTGGACAGCTGGCTGCAGGTGCCGGATGACACCGATGCAGCGACAGGCTCCTAGGGCCGCTCAACTGTGGATGCAACGACGCCGGGTTTCAGCAATCCCGGTCGGTTGCATCCTCGCAGAGATCTTCTACGGCATTTCTGGCATCCGTCGCCGCATCCGAGGCGGCGTCACGGACCGAGTCAGCAGTATCCCTGGCCCGGTCCTGAAGATCTCCCGCCACGCGGTCGATTTCCGCGCCGATCTGCTCTCCGGTTCCTTCTTCTTCACAGCCAGCC is part of the Gammaproteobacteria bacterium genome and harbors:
- the yihA gene encoding ribosome biogenesis GTP-binding protein YihA/YsxC, with the translated sequence MDYHAAKFVISAAKLDACPADSEVEVAFAGRSNAGKSSAINALANQPRLARTSKTPGRTQLINFFLVEPGRYLVDLPGYGFAKVPLAVKHKWQQELERYLRRREALTGLVLLSDIRHPLKEFDRMMIQWSVEAELPLHLLLTKADKLKRGAARNTLLAIRKELKELPDITVQLFSINQEDTIRTLARQLDSWLQVPDDTDAATGS
- a CDS encoding c-type cytochrome; translation: MKKSATLLSWLIPLAALAVVQAANAQGNAAAGATKVAICATCHGNDGNSQIPMNPSLAGQNAAYLIKQLEEYQSGSRQNATMSAMSASLSEQDIADIAAYYAAQPRQITGAQDDQESLDLGETLYRAGNSDIASAACTACHSPTGKGNAPAGFPAIGGQHSEYTLTQLRAFRSGARNNDLNGMMRTVVERLTDAELEALANYIAGLH